In Zea mays cultivar B73 chromosome 7, Zm-B73-REFERENCE-NAM-5.0, whole genome shotgun sequence, the following proteins share a genomic window:
- the LOC100273363 gene encoding Salt tolerance-like protein, giving the protein MRTICDVCESAPAVLFCAADEAALCRPCDEKVHMCNKLASRHVRVGLADPNKLVRCDICENSPAFFYCEIDGTSLCLSCDMTVHVGGKRTHGRYLLLRQRVEFPGDKPGHMDDVPMEIQDPENQRDQKKPPKEQTANHHNGDDPATDGNCDDQGNIDSKMIDLNMRPVRTHGQESNSQTQGVGLSVNNHDSPGVVPTSNSERDTSK; this is encoded by the exons ATGCGGACGATCTGCGATGTGTGCGAGAGCGCACCGGCGGTGCTCTTCTGTGCGGCCGACGAGGCAGCGCTTTGCCGGCCCTGCGACGAGAAG GTACACATGTGTAACAAGCTTGCTAGTCGGCATGTGAGAGTTGGACTTGCAGACCCTAATAAACTTGTCCGGTGTGATATATGTGAAAATTcacccg CTTTCTTCTACTGTGAGATAGACGGCACCTCACTTTGCCTGAGCTGTGATATGACTGTTCATGTTGGTGGCAAGCGAACCCATGGAAGATACCTGCTCCTAAGGCAAAGGGTTGAA TTTCCAGGAGATAAACCGGGCCATATGGATGACGTGCCTATGGAAATCCAAGATCCTGAAAACCAGAGAGACCAGAAAAAGCCACCCAAGGAGCAAACGGCAAACCACCATAACGGCGATGATCCGGCCACTGATGGCAACTGTGATGACCAGGGTAACATTGATTCAAAAATGATCGATCTTAATATGCGCCCGGTTCGTACTCATGGGCAAGAATCAAATTCCCAG ACTCAGGGGGTAGGTCTTAGTGTGAACAACCATGACTCTCCAGGGGTGGTGCCAACAAGCAATTCCGAAAGAGACACCAGCAAGTAA
- the LOC100273363 gene encoding salt tolerance-like protein isoform X1 gives MCARAHRRCSSVRPTRQRFAGPATRRLTAPAPRFSGAPNDLVHEHHQIFWRWSYPKQSLRSSARTRQLCLGAKQTAPNVLVDCQFWMLLKLSSCYAVCEVHMCNKLASRHVRVGLADPNKLVRCDICENSPAFFYCEIDGTSLCLSCDMTVHVGGKRTHGRYLLLRQRVEFPGDKPGHMDDVPMEIQDPENQRDQKKPPKEQTANHHNGDDPATDGNCDDQGNIDSKMIDLNMRPVRTHGQESNSQTQGVGLSVNNHDSPGVVPTSNSERDTSK, from the exons ATGTGTGCGAGAGCGCACCGGCGGTGCTCTTCTGTGCGGCCGACGAGGCAGCGCTTTGCCGGCCCTGCGACGAGAAG GCTCACAGCTCCAGCTCCACGATTTTCTGGAGCACCTAATGACTTGGTCCACGAACACCACCAAATTTTCTGGAGATGGAGCTATCCCAAACAGAGCCTTAGGAGCAGCGCTCGCACCAGGCAGCTCTGCTTAGGTGCAAAGCAAACAGCCCCTAATGTACTTGTAGACTGCCAGTTTTGGATGCTACTAAAGTTATCATCATGCTATGCCGTCTGTGAG GTACACATGTGTAACAAGCTTGCTAGTCGGCATGTGAGAGTTGGACTTGCAGACCCTAATAAACTTGTCCGGTGTGATATATGTGAAAATTcacccg CTTTCTTCTACTGTGAGATAGACGGCACCTCACTTTGCCTGAGCTGTGATATGACTGTTCATGTTGGTGGCAAGCGAACCCATGGAAGATACCTGCTCCTAAGGCAAAGGGTTGAA TTTCCAGGAGATAAACCGGGCCATATGGATGACGTGCCTATGGAAATCCAAGATCCTGAAAACCAGAGAGACCAGAAAAAGCCACCCAAGGAGCAAACGGCAAACCACCATAACGGCGATGATCCGGCCACTGATGGCAACTGTGATGACCAGGGTAACATTGATTCAAAAATGATCGATCTTAATATGCGCCCGGTTCGTACTCATGGGCAAGAATCAAATTCCCAG ACTCAGGGGGTAGGTCTTAGTGTGAACAACCATGACTCTCCAGGGGTGGTGCCAACAAGCAATTCCGAAAGAGACACCAGCAAGTAA